A single Lusitaniella coriacea LEGE 07157 DNA region contains:
- a CDS encoding VOC family protein, with amino-acid sequence METPQPQDELGLHLKRPCLVISDLARSLTLYRDILGFTLDYQSEASPDSYLYRVFQLPAEAQLVFASLSTEYEPRAISFVEVKGIELPPPSVPHRAAIVIRVPQLAPVIEKIVTRGLEIVEPNTFNAPPNLHFTEQGFWDEDGHLIVLYDIKMLDDCAD; translated from the coding sequence ATGGAAACCCCTCAACCCCAAGACGAACTCGGACTACACTTGAAACGTCCCTGTTTGGTTATCAGTGACTTGGCGCGATCGCTAACCCTATATCGCGATATTCTCGGTTTTACCCTCGACTACCAAAGCGAAGCCTCCCCCGATTCCTATCTCTATCGCGTCTTTCAGTTGCCCGCAGAGGCTCAATTGGTCTTCGCGTCTTTGAGTACGGAATACGAACCGAGAGCAATTTCCTTTGTTGAAGTCAAAGGGATCGAACTCCCACCGCCGTCGGTTCCCCATCGCGCCGCCATTGTGATTCGCGTCCCGCAACTCGCGCCAGTTATCGAAAAAATTGTCACCAGAGGCTTGGAAATCGTCGAACCCAATACCTTTAACGCCCCGCCCAATCTCCACTTCACCGAACAGGGGTTTTGGGATGAGGACGGACATCTCATTGTTCTGTACGACATCAAAATGTTGGACGATTGTGCGGATTGA
- a CDS encoding QcrA and Rieske domain-containing protein, which produces MDRRQFLTWVGVGTLASSLPVVLAACNPQKDTETASTPSPDNPEIDKSVRPDGFQAIGTVEELEQDGKIFDRATSAQPILVVRNPETNTITALNPTCTHAACTVELDAANQVLACPCHGSKFALDGKVLAKPAPEPLPVFETKQEENLVLVKVS; this is translated from the coding sequence ATGGATCGCCGTCAATTTTTAACTTGGGTTGGAGTTGGTACTTTAGCCAGTTCCCTTCCCGTTGTTCTTGCTGCTTGCAATCCCCAGAAAGACACTGAAACCGCTTCAACTCCTTCCCCCGACAATCCAGAGATCGATAAATCCGTTCGTCCCGATGGATTCCAAGCCATTGGTACCGTTGAAGAACTCGAACAAGACGGTAAAATTTTCGATCGCGCTACTAGCGCACAGCCCATTTTAGTGGTTCGCAATCCCGAAACCAATACCATTACTGCCCTCAATCCCACTTGCACCCATGCTGCTTGTACCGTTGAACTCGACGCAGCGAATCAGGTTTTAGCCTGTCCCTGTCACGGTTCTAAGTTTGCCCTCGATGGGAAAGTGCTGGCAAAACCCGCCCCCGAACCTCTTCCTGTTTTTGAAACGAAGCAAGAGGAGAATTTAGTATTAGTTAAGGTCAGTTAA
- the ureG gene encoding urease accessory protein UreG, which translates to MSTFRVGIAGPVGSGKTALLDALCKQLRQEYQIAVVTNDIYTQEDAQFLVRSQALERDRILGVETGGCPHTAIREDASMNLTAIEELERRFNPLDLVFLESGGDNLAATFSPELVDLTLYAIDVAAGDKIPRKGGPGITKSDLLVINKIDLAPFVGADLEVMARDAKKMRGDKPFVFTNMKTQKGLDVVVNFIRDRKI; encoded by the coding sequence ATGAGTACATTTCGCGTCGGAATTGCAGGGCCCGTGGGTTCGGGAAAAACAGCTTTATTGGATGCCCTTTGCAAGCAGTTGCGCCAAGAGTATCAAATTGCCGTGGTTACGAATGACATTTATACTCAGGAAGACGCACAGTTTTTAGTCCGTTCTCAGGCATTAGAGCGCGATCGAATTCTTGGGGTAGAAACAGGCGGTTGTCCCCATACAGCAATTCGGGAAGATGCCTCTATGAATTTAACTGCGATTGAGGAGTTGGAAAGGCGTTTCAATCCTCTAGACCTCGTTTTTCTCGAAAGTGGGGGAGATAATCTCGCCGCAACGTTTAGTCCAGAATTAGTGGATTTGACCCTTTACGCGATCGATGTCGCCGCAGGGGATAAAATTCCCCGTAAAGGAGGGCCTGGTATTACGAAGTCCGATCTTCTGGTGATTAATAAAATCGATCTTGCGCCCTTTGTTGGTGCGGATTTAGAGGTGATGGCAAGAGATGCCAAGAAGATGCGCGGCGACAAGCCTTTCGTTTTTACCAATATGAAGACTCAGAAGGGGTTGGATGTTGTCGTCAATTTTATCCGCGATCGTAAAATTTGA
- a CDS encoding photosystem II assembly protein: MSNFIRQWWRSRRFRHALKRGDTKLAKQIFKEIEEARAGFSLLEKQFRKQLQAEQDAKSRVHENVTLRQKLQHALHQVETLEKKQHSSTLASPKLNPDSGFINLIRNQFNIIERDRYTLQSMGIDEGVFGDFEHRLALFLKKELKKQNPQNLKLEIEKARQDLESGDPHYNLKLSSHLYLIKSFLDNVYCSYLAWFLIYQAGLLPQNPKILDIAAGPSTVAFSLNLLLRSGSQFLEDIQPHISYYSLEKQALLQFRGLQLWRQYIEPEERATNIYFRFKTTDFLKYEAQDKKIPQSFFDFIVVSHCFFSDSDRRSSANLAYKKIFKDALSPDGLVLLIVQGEKLFSLYEKPLNEDRRQEQDVIEKFLEDLGLKLTWYKYLTSSGQRQPVSSDFVEKNLPPQKYIHAFKTQYLKYQSPSHYTVEDYAILGSLADIPSIS; the protein is encoded by the coding sequence ATGAGTAACTTTATTCGTCAATGGTGGAGATCGCGCCGCTTTCGCCATGCCCTAAAACGAGGAGATACCAAACTTGCCAAGCAAATTTTCAAAGAAATTGAAGAAGCACGCGCGGGTTTCTCTCTCCTTGAGAAGCAATTTAGAAAACAGCTCCAAGCCGAGCAAGATGCAAAATCGAGAGTCCATGAAAATGTCACCTTAAGGCAAAAACTGCAACACGCATTACATCAAGTTGAAACCCTAGAAAAAAAGCAACACTCTTCTACCCTCGCCTCCCCCAAGCTCAACCCCGACTCAGGTTTTATTAACCTCATCCGTAACCAATTTAATATAATCGAGCGCGATCGATATACGCTTCAATCAATGGGAATTGATGAGGGAGTTTTTGGGGATTTTGAGCATCGTCTTGCGCTATTTCTCAAAAAAGAATTAAAAAAGCAAAATCCTCAAAATCTGAAATTAGAAATAGAAAAAGCCCGACAAGATTTAGAAAGTGGAGATCCGCACTACAACTTAAAACTCAGTTCCCATCTCTATCTCATTAAGAGTTTTCTCGATAATGTTTATTGCAGTTACCTCGCTTGGTTTTTAATTTATCAAGCAGGGTTACTTCCCCAAAATCCCAAAATCCTTGATATCGCGGCTGGCCCCTCCACAGTGGCTTTTAGTCTAAACTTGCTCCTGCGGAGTGGGAGTCAGTTTTTAGAGGACATTCAACCCCATATTTCCTATTATTCCTTAGAAAAACAAGCATTACTACAATTTCGGGGACTTCAACTCTGGCGACAGTACATCGAACCAGAGGAGCGCGCGACCAATATTTATTTTAGATTTAAAACAACAGATTTCCTGAAGTATGAAGCCCAAGATAAGAAAATCCCTCAATCTTTTTTCGATTTCATTGTTGTTTCTCACTGTTTCTTTTCTGATTCCGATCGACGCAGCAGCGCCAATCTTGCGTACAAGAAAATTTTCAAAGATGCGCTTTCTCCAGATGGTTTAGTTCTTTTGATCGTTCAAGGAGAAAAGCTTTTTAGTCTCTATGAAAAACCCTTGAACGAAGATCGACGACAAGAGCAAGATGTTATCGAAAAGTTTCTTGAGGACTTGGGGTTAAAATTGACGTGGTATAAATATTTAACTTCAAGCGGACAAAGACAACCCGTTAGTTCGGATTTTGTTGAGAAAAATTTGCCGCCTCAAAAATACATTCATGCTTTCAAGACACAGTATTTAAAATACCAATCCCCCAGTCACTATACCGTAGAAGATTATGCAATCTTAGGGAGTCTTGCAGATATTCCCTCGATTTCGTGA